ACAGTTTTTATAGGAATACGATCTAAAAAATCCTCAGGCATTTTAAATTCATCCGGCTGGCTAAAAACAGTACTTTTCTGGTTAGGCATTGTTTCCATGTCTCCCCAGTCGATTTTACATCCAAAAGCTGCTGCTTCCTGAGTAACACTAAAGTAAGGCATTATACTGGCAAAACCCAGTTTTTCATATGGATATGCAGCCAATGCAGCCATTTTATCTGAGTCAAGGTGCACTTCATTAAATCTTATTCCTAATTCTTTGCAACTTTCAGAAGTAGCTGCAGATACAGGATTAATTACCATGGAATTTTCTATCTCCTGACCATTAAGATATGCAAAAAATTGTTCTTTATAATTTAAGCTTTTTTTAATCATATTAATCCCCCCTGAAAAAATAATATTTAATTTCTTTTGCAAATTCACTCAGCAGTTATAAAACAGCCTACTCTGATTTATTATCTCATAACTTCCGATAAAAGTTTATACTTTTTTTTTATATGATTAATTTTTTATATTTTTTTAATTATTTTACATAATGTGAAATATTTTATACGAAAAAATTTTTTAAATCAGTAGATACTATGTTTGCAAACGATTTTTTACTAAAAATCTATTGATTAAGATAAGGCAGGTGCAAAATATGGCAGCAAAGAAGAATAATAACGACTCCTGGACCAAGTTTAAAATGGAATGTGCTCAGGAAGTTGGACATCTCCAATATGTAAAGGAAAACAACGATCATTATAAGGGCGATGTTCCCAGCAGAGTTAATGGTCAACAGGGCGGGCCGATAGGCGGACAAATGGTTAAAAGAATGATAGAAATGGCCAAAAATCAGCTTAAATAAGCAGCAATAAACCAACAAAATAAAAAAAGACGGTTCTTAGGGCATCATTCCAGCCCCTGAAAGAACCGCTTTTTTTATATTTTCTTTCCTACTCGATTTACTAACTTACTCTCTCAATTTAGCACCTAATTTTATTTCAAGCTGTTTCAGTATATCTTTCATAACAGCGTTTACTTCTTCATCTGTAAGAGTTCTGTCTTCACTTCTGAATGAAATTGAATAAGCAACACTCTTCATTCCTTCCGGAACTTGTTTACCTTTATAGACATCAAATAGTGTTATTTCTTCCAGAATTGCACCGGAATATTTCCTGATAATATTTTCTATTTCTATAACTAGTACTTCATCCTTTATCAGAAGTGCTATATCCCTTGTGACTGCAGGATATTTGGGCAATGGCCTGTAATCTCTTCCAAGATCAGCATACTTTATAAGAGGCTCAACTTCAATAACACCAATATAGGTTCTGTCAGGAGCTTCATATTCCTGCGCTACATCCGGATGAATCTCTCCTATGACACCAATGTTTTCTCCATTCAAAAGTATTCTTGCCGTCCTTCCCGGATGGAAAGTAGGATTATCTTTTTCAGGAAGATATTCAACATTATTTATTCCAAGAACATCAAAAAGCTCCTGTGCTATTCCCTTTAGATCAAAGAAGTCCAGATTGCCGTACAATCCTATTGTAAGTACCATATTCTCCCGAGGAAGTTTTCCGCTTTCTATGCCTTCAGGTATATACACATAGGATGTATCAAAGAATTTACCTTCAGGGACCTTTCTATTGAAATTCCTGCTTATTATCTCCAGCATATCCGGTATGGTCGTGGTTCTCATTATGCTGTAATCTTCCCCAAGTGGATTTAAAATAACCACTGCATTTCTCAGCCTGTCGTTTTCAGGAATCCTTATCCTATCAAAAACTTTTGGACTGGTAAAAGAATAAGAATAAGTTTCATGGAGCCCACAGGATATCATAGTGTTCTTAATTATATCCTCAATTTTCTGTTTTCTGGTTTTGCCTCCTAAAGTTGCATTTTTACCGGAAAGGAGGGTAGCCTCAATGTTATTATAGTCGTAGAATCTTGCAATTTCTTCAGCAAGATCAGCCTGTTCCTCAATATCTCCCCTGAAACTCGGAATTTTCACATCCATAGTTTCACTGTCCACTTCAAATTCCAAGGCTTTCAGTATATCTATCATTTTTTTCGTTTCTATATTTGTACCAAGAAGAGCGTTTATTTTTTCAGGATGCAGTTTAATATACCTGTCAACATATTTTTTAGGATAACAGTCAATAATTCCTTTGCAAACTACCCCTGCACCCAGTTCTTCCACCAATTGTGCAGCCCTGTCAATTGCAGTAATAACATTTTGGATGTCCAGTCCTTTTTCGAAACGGCTGGAAGCTTCTGTTCTCAGGCCAAGTTTCTTAGCTCCAAGCCTTACTGTAATCCCGTCAAATGTAGCAGATTCAAATAATATCATTTTAGTATTTTCTGTGATTTCTGAATTTGCGCCTCCCATAACACCTGCAATTCCTACGGGTTTTTCTTCATCGGCAATAACAAGCATGGATGAATCCAATACTCTATCCTGATCATCAAGAGTTTTCAATAATTCACCATTTTTTGCCCTTCTTACAATGATTTTTTTACCTTGAAGGCGGTCCAGATCAAAAGCGTGCATTGGCTGGCCAAGCTCTAACATTACATAATTTGTTATATCAACAATATTATTAATTGGCCTTACTCCAGCTGCCTTTAATCTTCTTCTTAACCATTCAGGTGAAGGTTCAATTTTTACATCTTTTACAACCCTTGCTGCATATCTTGGGCACAAATCCGGATCTTCTATTTTAACAGTTGCGTAAGAATTAACATCGTCTCCTTCTTCCCGCAGAGTTATTTCAGGTTTTTTAAGTTCAGTCCTGAGAGCTGCAGAAGCTTCCCTGGCTATTCCAAGTACACTTAGGCAGTCCGGCCTGTTTGATGTTATTTCAAATTCAAATACAGTATCATTAAGCCCCAAAACTTCCTTAATGTCTTTTCCAACAGGTGTGTCAGGACTAAGAATAAGTATACCATCCTCAATACTTCCCGGATAATCCTCCTTAGTAATGCCCAGTTCTTTTACAGAACACATCATACCCTGGGATTCTACTCCTCTGATTTTCCCTTTTTTAATTTTTATTCCCCCAGGCAATGTAGAACCATGCAACGCAACAGGTACAATATCACCCTCATTGACATTGGGTGCTCCTGTTACAATCTGCAATTTCTCACCAGCTACATCCACCTGGCATACTACAAGTTTGTCTGCATTAGGATGCTTTTCAACAGAAAGAACTTTTCCTGTAACAACATTAGTAATCTCATCACCTTGAACTTCAATTCCTTCAACTTTTGAGCCCGACAGGGTCATTGCGTCGGAAAACTCCTTTGTAGTTACATTTATATCAACATAATCTCTTAACCAATTAAGCGGCACTTTCATCTTTATTGCTCCTTTCTCATTTTACCTGTAATTTAGTTTAAGGACTTTCCCTGGGAATACTTCTTAGAATTGTTTCAAAAATCTCAAATCATTTTCGTACATCAATCTCATATCATCAATAATGAATTTACCCATGGCTGTTCTTTCCACACCAAGGCCAAAAGCAAAACCACTATAAACATCCGGGTCTATTCCGCATATTCTAAGAACCTTGGGATGAACCATACCAGCACCCAATATTTCTATCCATCCCTCTCCCTTACAGGTTCTGCAACCCTTTCCGCCACAGGACCAGCAGGACACATCTACCTCTGCACTCGGTTCAGTAAAGGGAAAATGATGTGGCCTGAGCCTGATTTTCGTTTCCTCTCCGAACAGCTTTTGTGCAAAAAGCC
The nucleotide sequence above comes from Clostridiaceae bacterium. Encoded proteins:
- a CDS encoding alpha/beta-type small acid-soluble spore protein, with amino-acid sequence MAAKKNNNDSWTKFKMECAQEVGHLQYVKENNDHYKGDVPSRVNGQQGGPIGGQMVKRMIEMAKNQLK
- a CDS encoding phenylalanine--tRNA ligase subunit beta, whose protein sequence is MKVPLNWLRDYVDINVTTKEFSDAMTLSGSKVEGIEVQGDEITNVVTGKVLSVEKHPNADKLVVCQVDVAGEKLQIVTGAPNVNEGDIVPVALHGSTLPGGIKIKKGKIRGVESQGMMCSVKELGITKEDYPGSIEDGILILSPDTPVGKDIKEVLGLNDTVFEFEITSNRPDCLSVLGIAREASAALRTELKKPEITLREEGDDVNSYATVKIEDPDLCPRYAARVVKDVKIEPSPEWLRRRLKAAGVRPINNIVDITNYVMLELGQPMHAFDLDRLQGKKIIVRRAKNGELLKTLDDQDRVLDSSMLVIADEEKPVGIAGVMGGANSEITENTKMILFESATFDGITVRLGAKKLGLRTEASSRFEKGLDIQNVITAIDRAAQLVEELGAGVVCKGIIDCYPKKYVDRYIKLHPEKINALLGTNIETKKMIDILKALEFEVDSETMDVKIPSFRGDIEEQADLAEEIARFYDYNNIEATLLSGKNATLGGKTRKQKIEDIIKNTMISCGLHETYSYSFTSPKVFDRIRIPENDRLRNAVVILNPLGEDYSIMRTTTIPDMLEIISRNFNRKVPEGKFFDTSYVYIPEGIESGKLPRENMVLTIGLYGNLDFFDLKGIAQELFDVLGINNVEYLPEKDNPTFHPGRTARILLNGENIGVIGEIHPDVAQEYEAPDRTYIGVIEVEPLIKYADLGRDYRPLPKYPAVTRDIALLIKDEVLVIEIENIIRKYSGAILEEITLFDVYKGKQVPEGMKSVAYSISFRSEDRTLTDEEVNAVMKDILKQLEIKLGAKLRE